One window from the genome of Metabacillus flavus encodes:
- a CDS encoding iron-hydroxamate ABC transporter substrate-binding protein produces MKKLFVPLMLVLVLLISACGNKEGTEKEKTASKEPETFTYQSETGPVEVPSNPKRVVMLSGFTGNVLHLGVNVVGADVWSKNNPTFSKEMKNVEEVSDENLEKIIELEPDLIIGLSNIKNIDKLKEIAPTVTYTWGKLDYLSQHVEIGKLLNKEKEAQAWVDDFKKRTSDAGDEIRGKIGEDATVSVIEAFGKDLYVYGENWARGTEILYQGMKLKMPEKVKEVALKSGYYTLSAEVLPDYAGDYVILSKYSDANTSFEETETFKNIPAVKNGRLFEMKGEGASFSDPVTLEKQLEFIKKSFLEN; encoded by the coding sequence ATGAAGAAATTATTCGTCCCGCTTATGCTCGTACTGGTTCTGCTTATTAGTGCCTGCGGAAATAAAGAAGGTACTGAAAAAGAAAAGACTGCCTCAAAGGAACCGGAAACCTTTACATACCAATCAGAAACAGGACCGGTTGAAGTTCCATCAAATCCGAAGCGCGTTGTCATGCTCTCAGGCTTTACAGGAAACGTCTTGCATTTGGGAGTGAATGTAGTCGGAGCAGATGTCTGGTCAAAAAACAATCCGACTTTCTCTAAAGAAATGAAAAACGTTGAGGAAGTCTCAGATGAAAATCTTGAAAAAATCATTGAACTGGAGCCTGACTTGATTATCGGCTTATCCAATATAAAAAATATTGATAAATTAAAAGAAATTGCCCCAACTGTTACTTACACGTGGGGGAAACTGGATTACTTAAGCCAGCATGTTGAAATCGGGAAGCTTTTAAACAAGGAAAAAGAAGCCCAGGCGTGGGTGGATGACTTTAAGAAACGGACTTCAGACGCGGGAGATGAAATACGCGGAAAAATCGGAGAAGATGCGACCGTATCTGTAATCGAGGCCTTTGGAAAAGACCTTTATGTATACGGGGAAAACTGGGCGCGCGGAACAGAGATTCTCTATCAGGGGATGAAGCTCAAAATGCCGGAAAAAGTGAAGGAAGTCGCTTTAAAATCAGGGTACTACACGCTGTCAGCTGAGGTACTGCCTGACTATGCCGGCGATTATGTGATCCTGAGCAAATATTCCGATGCCAACACCTCTTTTGAGGAAACCGAAACCTTCAAAAACATTCCTGCTGTCAAAAACGGCCGTTTGTTTGAAATGAAGGGAGAAGGCGCATCATTCAGCGATCCTGTAACACTGGAAAAACAGCTGGAGTTTATTAAGAAATCGTTTTTGGAAAATTAA
- a CDS encoding FecCD family ABC transporter permease has product MAKKSFYSITYSYKIAAALLLLAAMFAVAMVFGAADVTLKDLWLALTADSAEKEITVIREIRLPREIGAAFVGAALAVSGGIMQGMTRNPLADPGLLGLSAGAYAALAVTLAFFKSANYFVTMAVCFIGAGIGALMVFGISSMKRGGFSPLRIVLAGSAISAFLYAIAEGVSLYFKVSKNVTMWTSGGLIGTNWTQLQIIIPLISVGLLVSFLLSKQLTILSLHEEISIGLGQKTKHIKAILFAAVIILTGSSVALAGNLVFIGLMIPHIVRPLAGNDYRFILPLSAISGAAFMLFADTVGRTLHAPFETPVAAIIAMLGLPFFLLIVRKGGKAFR; this is encoded by the coding sequence ATGGCTAAAAAATCGTTTTATTCCATTACATATTCATATAAAATTGCAGCCGCGCTCCTTTTGCTCGCGGCCATGTTTGCCGTCGCCATGGTCTTTGGGGCAGCGGATGTGACGCTCAAGGATCTTTGGCTTGCCCTTACCGCAGATTCAGCAGAGAAAGAGATAACGGTTATCCGGGAAATCCGTCTTCCGCGGGAAATTGGGGCGGCATTCGTCGGGGCGGCACTCGCTGTATCCGGGGGGATCATGCAGGGAATGACAAGAAATCCGCTCGCTGATCCCGGACTGCTGGGGTTGTCTGCAGGGGCGTATGCGGCATTAGCTGTCACGCTGGCCTTTTTTAAATCGGCCAATTATTTTGTGACAATGGCCGTTTGCTTTATAGGAGCCGGAATCGGCGCATTGATGGTATTTGGGATCAGCTCCATGAAGAGAGGCGGATTCTCTCCCCTTCGCATCGTATTGGCTGGATCAGCCATTTCTGCATTTTTATATGCTATTGCCGAGGGAGTGAGCCTTTATTTCAAAGTTTCCAAAAATGTCACCATGTGGACATCAGGAGGACTGATCGGGACGAATTGGACACAGCTCCAAATCATTATCCCGCTTATATCTGTCGGACTTCTTGTATCCTTCCTCCTTTCTAAGCAGCTCACCATCCTAAGCTTGCATGAAGAGATTTCCATCGGACTGGGCCAAAAAACCAAGCACATCAAAGCGATTCTGTTTGCGGCCGTCATCATTTTGACAGGGTCATCTGTCGCGCTGGCAGGAAACCTTGTATTCATCGGTTTGATGATTCCGCACATTGTCCGGCCTTTAGCAGGAAACGACTACCGATTCATCTTGCCGCTGTCAGCCATTTCCGGTGCTGCGTTTATGCTGTTTGCTGATACAGTGGGGCGCACACTGCATGCCCCTTTTGAAACACCAGTGGCCGCCATTATCGCTATGCTCGGCCTGCCCTTCTTCTTACTCATTGTTCGAAAAGGGGGAAAGGCATTCAGATGA
- a CDS encoding FecCD family ABC transporter permease — translation MIHPLLIKKQRITVGVSLLLIAATIMVSLGLGYSAVSYDRIIPALFGQGTFKEEFVLFTIRLPRIFITLLAGMALSLSGALLQGITRNDLVDPGFIGINSGAGVAITVFFLFFPIEAGSFIYLLPLIAFIGAILTAITIYLFAYHKKSGLQPVSLVLIGVGVSMALSGTMVVLISSADQMKVDFIAKWLAGNIWGTDWPFIWALLPWLILLIPFALYKANTLNLLGLSEPAALGAGVPIERERIVLLLTAVALASSAVSVTGGISFIGLMAPHIAKALVGPRNQLYLPVAILLGGWLLLFADTIGRNILEPSGVPAGIMVSLIGAPYFVYLLLKK, via the coding sequence ATGATCCATCCATTGCTGATAAAAAAACAAAGAATCACAGTCGGTGTATCCCTTCTTCTTATAGCCGCAACCATCATGGTCAGCCTGGGACTTGGGTATTCTGCTGTCTCTTATGACAGGATCATTCCCGCTCTATTCGGGCAGGGAACGTTTAAAGAAGAGTTCGTCTTATTTACAATAAGATTGCCGAGGATTTTCATTACGCTATTGGCAGGAATGGCTCTTTCGTTATCTGGAGCCCTCCTCCAGGGAATCACAAGAAATGATTTAGTAGATCCGGGCTTTATCGGAATCAATTCCGGCGCCGGTGTAGCCATCACCGTTTTCTTCTTATTTTTCCCGATTGAGGCAGGCTCGTTTATCTATCTTCTTCCGCTCATCGCCTTTATTGGAGCAATCCTCACCGCTATAACGATTTATTTATTTGCTTATCATAAAAAGAGCGGCTTGCAGCCAGTAAGTTTAGTACTGATCGGAGTCGGGGTTTCCATGGCTCTTTCAGGTACAATGGTGGTCCTGATTTCATCTGCCGATCAGATGAAAGTGGATTTTATCGCTAAATGGCTGGCAGGGAACATCTGGGGCACAGATTGGCCCTTTATTTGGGCCCTCCTTCCATGGCTGATTCTTCTCATTCCCTTTGCCCTGTATAAAGCGAATACGCTTAATCTACTCGGTTTAAGTGAGCCTGCCGCCCTAGGTGCTGGAGTCCCCATCGAAAGGGAAAGGATTGTCTTGCTGTTAACAGCCGTAGCCCTCGCTTCTTCAGCCGTTTCCGTTACCGGAGGCATCTCGTTTATCGGGCTGATGGCTCCGCATATTGCCAAAGCCTTAGTCGGCCCCAGAAATCAGCTGTATCTCCCCGTCGCCATTCTACTCGGCGGCTGGCTGCTGCTGTTTGCAGACACCATCGGGCGCAATATCCTTGAACCGAGCGGAGTACCTGCCGGAATCATGGTTTCTTTAATTGGGGCACCTTATTTTGTTTATTTGCTGTTGAAGAAATGA
- the katG gene encoding catalase/peroxidase HPI encodes MENNNKPDQKEHTSAGQCPVTHHKDSAITTSKAPRGTTNKEWWPNQLNLNVLRQHDKKSNPMGEDFDYREEFLKLDYDALKKDLHVLMTDSQDWWPADYGHYGPFFIRMSWHAAGTYRTADGRGGGGSGSQRFAPLNSWPDNVNLDKARRLLWPIKQKYGNKISWADLLVLTGNVALESMGLKTFGFAGGREDIWHAEEDVYWGAEKEWLADNRYSGDRELEDPLAAVQMGLIYVNPEGPNGKPDPVASARDIRDTFGRMAMNDEETVALIAGGHTFGKAHGAGDPSHVGDDPEAADLETQGLGWLSSYGSGKGRDTISSGVDGAWTTNPTEWDNGYFDLLFGYEWELTKSVAGAYQWTPVDMAEEHMAPDAEDPSIRVKTMMSTADMALRMDPEYEKISRRYYENPEEFADAFARAWFKLLHRDMGPKVRYLGPEVPAEELIWQDPVPAVDYELSHDEVAELKNRILSSGLTVSELVKTAWASASTYRHTDMRGGANGARIRLAPQKDWEANEPEQLAKVLGVYEDIQSKLTVRVSLADLIVLGGSAAIEKASKDAGFDITVPFTPGRGDATEEQTDADTFDVLEPVSDGFRNYQKKEYSTSPEEMLVDKAQLLGLTAPEMTVLLGGMRVLGTNYGGTKHGLFTDRPGILTNDFFVNLLDMGTEWKAAGFNQYEGRDRKTGEVIRTASRFDLLFGSNSELRALAEVYAQNDNKEKFVRDFAAAWVKVMDGDRFDVR; translated from the coding sequence ATGGAAAATAACAATAAGCCCGATCAAAAAGAACATACGTCAGCCGGACAGTGTCCTGTCACCCACCACAAGGATAGTGCGATTACGACGTCGAAGGCTCCCCGGGGAACGACGAATAAGGAATGGTGGCCAAATCAGCTGAATTTAAACGTTCTTCGCCAGCATGACAAGAAATCCAATCCAATGGGAGAGGACTTTGATTACCGGGAAGAGTTCTTAAAGCTTGATTACGATGCGCTGAAAAAAGATCTTCATGTGCTGATGACAGACAGCCAGGATTGGTGGCCGGCTGATTATGGCCATTACGGTCCATTCTTTATCCGTATGTCCTGGCACGCAGCAGGTACATATCGTACGGCGGACGGACGCGGAGGCGGCGGTTCAGGATCCCAGCGCTTTGCCCCTCTGAACAGCTGGCCGGATAACGTGAATCTTGATAAGGCCCGCCGTTTGCTGTGGCCGATTAAGCAAAAGTACGGAAACAAAATTTCCTGGGCAGACCTGCTTGTCTTGACCGGAAACGTTGCTCTTGAATCGATGGGGTTAAAGACGTTCGGCTTTGCCGGCGGACGTGAAGATATCTGGCATGCAGAGGAAGACGTGTATTGGGGGGCGGAAAAAGAATGGCTGGCGGACAACCGTTATTCCGGCGACCGCGAGCTTGAGGACCCGCTTGCTGCTGTGCAAATGGGGCTCATCTATGTGAATCCGGAAGGACCGAACGGAAAGCCTGATCCGGTAGCAAGCGCCCGTGATATTCGCGATACGTTCGGACGGATGGCGATGAACGATGAGGAAACCGTTGCCCTGATTGCCGGCGGCCACACCTTCGGGAAGGCGCACGGAGCAGGCGATCCTTCTCATGTCGGGGACGACCCGGAAGCTGCAGACCTTGAAACACAGGGCTTAGGCTGGCTGAGCTCCTACGGAAGCGGAAAAGGACGCGATACGATTTCAAGTGGTGTCGATGGTGCCTGGACGACGAACCCGACGGAGTGGGATAACGGCTACTTTGACCTGCTTTTCGGCTATGAGTGGGAGCTGACGAAGAGTGTAGCAGGTGCCTATCAATGGACACCGGTCGATATGGCGGAGGAGCATATGGCACCGGATGCAGAGGATCCATCCATTCGTGTAAAAACGATGATGTCCACGGCAGATATGGCTCTTCGTATGGACCCGGAATACGAAAAAATCTCCCGCCGCTATTATGAAAATCCGGAAGAGTTTGCCGATGCATTCGCACGGGCATGGTTCAAATTGCTGCACCGCGACATGGGACCTAAAGTAAGATACTTAGGCCCGGAGGTTCCAGCAGAAGAGCTGATCTGGCAGGATCCCGTTCCAGCAGTGGATTATGAATTGTCTCACGATGAGGTTGCTGAACTTAAAAATAGAATTCTCAGCTCCGGATTAACCGTGAGCGAGCTTGTGAAAACAGCCTGGGCTTCAGCAAGCACCTACCGCCATACCGATATGCGCGGTGGAGCAAACGGCGCCCGGATCCGACTGGCTCCCCAAAAGGACTGGGAAGCAAATGAACCGGAGCAGCTGGCAAAAGTTCTTGGAGTGTACGAAGACATCCAAAGCAAGCTGACTGTCAGAGTCAGTCTGGCGGATCTCATTGTACTCGGCGGCAGCGCAGCCATCGAAAAGGCCTCAAAAGACGCAGGCTTCGATATCACCGTGCCATTTACGCCGGGACGCGGCGATGCCACAGAGGAACAAACGGATGCCGACACCTTTGATGTGTTAGAGCCGGTATCAGATGGCTTCCGCAACTATCAGAAGAAGGAATACTCAACCAGCCCGGAAGAAATGCTCGTCGATAAAGCCCAGCTGCTAGGCTTGACCGCTCCCGAAATGACGGTCCTGCTAGGCGGAATGCGTGTTCTCGGAACGAACTACGGCGGCACTAAACACGGCTTGTTCACGGATCGTCCAGGTATCCTAACGAACGATTTCTTCGTCAACCTGCTCGATATGGGCACAGAGTGGAAAGCTGCCGGCTTCAACCAATATGAAGGCCGCGACCGCAAAACAGGCGAGGTCATCCGGACAGCGTCCCGCTTCGACCTGCTTTTCGGCTCCAACTCCGAGCTTCGCGCTCTTGCTGAAGTGTATGCACAGAATGACAACAAAGAAAAATTTGTCCGTGATTTTGCAGCAGCGTGGGTGAAAGTGATGGATGGGGATCGGTTTGATGTTAGGTAA
- a CDS encoding spore coat protein: MQNQNINQNGQQQMSGVQPNPAYSKDHGGHELFDAHEVIAGIISMLDQYQMYEQHMKDPELKDIAQRQSVFVTQMYNTIVDAFSTGQKPAVSTQVYKMTQNNDAVYGIKPGQPKKPNQSVSELSDQGLSAYMLGNTKSLATLLAMTALEMTNPVLRRVIADSVPNFIELSYEIFLYQNKHGYYQVPQLMQQDMNAMLNSYAKAPGKMMH, translated from the coding sequence ATGCAAAACCAAAACATCAATCAAAACGGCCAGCAGCAAATGTCCGGCGTGCAGCCCAATCCCGCATATTCCAAGGACCATGGAGGCCATGAACTGTTTGATGCCCATGAAGTCATCGCCGGAATCATTAGCATGCTTGATCAATATCAAATGTACGAGCAGCATATGAAGGATCCAGAGCTGAAAGACATTGCCCAACGCCAGTCTGTTTTTGTTACCCAAATGTACAATACCATTGTAGATGCCTTCTCCACGGGACAAAAACCAGCTGTTTCAACCCAAGTCTATAAAATGACGCAAAACAACGATGCCGTTTACGGAATAAAGCCGGGTCAGCCGAAGAAGCCTAATCAATCTGTATCCGAGCTTTCCGATCAGGGGCTATCCGCTTATATGCTCGGCAACACCAAATCATTGGCCACCCTGCTGGCTATGACTGCACTGGAGATGACCAATCCCGTGCTGCGCCGAGTCATCGCCGACAGTGTTCCGAACTTTATCGAGCTAAGCTACGAAATTTTCCTTTATCAAAACAAGCATGGCTATTACCAGGTTCCGCAGCTGATGCAGCAGGACATGAATGCGATGCTGAACAGCTATGCGAAAGCTCCGGGGAAGATGATGCATTAA
- a CDS encoding zinc-binding dehydrogenase, which translates to MKAIQVTGYGGIEKLELAELPIPEPKEHEVLVQVKACAINNTEIWMREGAYGTGAKSGWKPEGVDFPRIPGSDIAGRIVKAGHAVDEAMIGKDVVLFPFTSSGEPGLEHISEDMSFVGSEYDGGYAEYVLWPADLCYEMPLPDYTESAVFSVSGLTAWHMNEQIQVQPGETVMVTGANGGVGSLNVQIASNVFGAKVIAIVGDLALEERMKELGASHVLSYKSEKLAEEIREVNGGPIDAVLDVVGDALFSTSLEVLKNGGKFCTSGSAGGQKTELDLRTLYLKHITLYGSVLGTREEFRRMLRAISEGKIKPVIDRTFPLEKAKEAQVYFKNSGKAGKIVLLPGY; encoded by the coding sequence ATGAAAGCAATCCAAGTAACTGGCTACGGCGGTATAGAGAAGCTCGAGCTAGCAGAACTGCCTATTCCAGAGCCGAAAGAACATGAAGTACTGGTTCAGGTGAAAGCCTGCGCCATTAACAATACGGAAATCTGGATGAGAGAAGGGGCTTACGGAACCGGAGCTAAATCAGGCTGGAAGCCGGAAGGTGTGGACTTTCCCAGGATACCGGGTTCCGATATAGCAGGCAGAATCGTGAAGGCGGGGCATGCGGTGGATGAGGCGATGATCGGAAAAGACGTTGTCCTCTTTCCTTTTACCTCCAGTGGAGAACCAGGTCTCGAGCATATTTCAGAAGATATGTCCTTCGTCGGTTCTGAATACGATGGCGGCTATGCAGAATACGTGTTATGGCCTGCGGACCTTTGCTATGAAATGCCCCTTCCTGATTATACGGAAAGTGCGGTTTTTTCCGTCAGCGGCTTGACGGCCTGGCATATGAATGAGCAAATCCAGGTACAGCCAGGGGAAACCGTCATGGTCACGGGGGCAAACGGCGGTGTAGGCTCCTTAAACGTCCAAATCGCCTCCAACGTATTCGGAGCCAAGGTCATCGCCATTGTCGGAGATTTGGCACTGGAAGAAAGAATGAAAGAATTGGGTGCCTCGCATGTGCTGTCCTATAAATCCGAAAAGCTTGCTGAAGAAATCCGAGAAGTGAATGGCGGTCCGATTGATGCTGTCCTGGACGTTGTCGGAGATGCCCTGTTTTCCACCTCCCTGGAAGTTCTGAAGAATGGCGGGAAGTTCTGTACCTCAGGGTCTGCCGGCGGCCAAAAGACAGAGCTTGATCTCAGAACGCTCTACTTAAAACACATCACCCTCTACGGCTCCGTCTTGGGGACCAGAGAGGAGTTCAGACGGATGCTCCGCGCGATCTCCGAAGGAAAAATCAAGCCGGTCATTGACCGTACTTTTCCTCTTGAGAAAGCAAAGGAAGCGCAGGTTTATTTTAAGAATTCCGGAAAAGCAGGAAAGATTGTGCTGCTTCCAGGGTATTGA
- a CDS encoding Cof-type HAD-IIB family hydrolase codes for MKLFALDMDGTTLSSRNEISPENIEAIKKAQSLGHKVMVLSGRAPESIQEVMGRYGLTLPIGGSNGTAVFADGKLLELTSLSDRQNQDIAEEAEKEAIPFKIYTNKGIYFHREWPERLKHVLSSGAVPEEYYVDENFGKMTHMPDESKTFDSIQSLLMDQELKIQKFFMLVLDPVQKSRLLTATKAIEGGYVTSSSSFNIEVMNINGNKGNGLKIMARYFNIPLEDTIAIGDQFNDVPMFEAAGFSVAMGNAVDEIKSKSDFVTLTNDEHGVAHAIEHVLNALKVPEGLV; via the coding sequence ATGAAATTATTTGCACTTGATATGGATGGAACGACATTATCATCCAGGAATGAGATCAGTCCTGAAAATATAGAAGCGATTAAGAAGGCCCAGAGCCTCGGGCATAAGGTGATGGTGTTGTCCGGCAGGGCACCGGAGTCCATTCAAGAGGTTATGGGGCGGTATGGCCTGACGCTTCCGATCGGCGGAAGCAATGGAACGGCTGTATTTGCGGATGGAAAGCTTTTGGAGCTGACTTCTTTAAGTGATAGGCAAAATCAGGATATTGCGGAAGAAGCGGAGAAGGAAGCCATTCCTTTTAAAATTTATACGAATAAAGGCATTTATTTTCACCGGGAGTGGCCAGAGCGCTTAAAACACGTTCTTTCTTCAGGAGCTGTACCGGAGGAATATTATGTGGATGAGAACTTTGGCAAGATGACTCATATGCCGGATGAATCGAAAACATTTGATAGCATTCAGAGCCTGCTGATGGATCAGGAATTAAAGATTCAGAAGTTTTTTATGCTCGTTTTGGACCCCGTTCAAAAGAGCCGGTTATTGACGGCCACGAAAGCCATTGAGGGGGGCTATGTCACGTCATCTTCTTCTTTTAATATTGAAGTGATGAACATCAATGGAAATAAGGGAAACGGCCTGAAGATTATGGCTCGGTACTTCAATATTCCTCTTGAAGATACCATTGCAATTGGCGATCAGTTCAATGACGTGCCAATGTTCGAAGCTGCTGGATTCTCTGTTGCGATGGGCAACGCGGTTGATGAAATCAAAAGTAAGAGTGACTTTGTTACGTTAACGAATGATGAACATGGAGTGGCGCATGCTATTGAGCATGTTTTAAACGCACTTAAGGTTCCGGAAGGTTTGGTATAA
- a CDS encoding alpha/beta hydrolase family protein has product MNKKKSLRLLAISLILCLISAIGASLVQTSGGQVKIKDLRWETSSGHLMSGLLFVPENASKDKPAPAIVTSHGWYNTREMQDLNYVELSRRGYVVISIDMYGHGNSDAVKPEEWPVNGTGMYDAVKLLADLPYVDKEKIGITGHSNGARAANWSINEDNKQENPLVSSVLLIANDAMYTDDPGEPLYWALKPKDAKYANVYGSRDVGVIAAQYDEFFFRSFGKDGKPTVPRDYINTDPAQSFLNFGANPAEGEKRESSKLYKQTIDGEEATRVIYNPAQIHPWNHFSKDVVESTIEYFDDTLGTPDQINSSNQIWQWKVFFNFVGLIGFVLFIVAVTKVLLFTSAFASLRADQEVKPQAAPAGIGKLWFWGGIAASALVSYFSYLALYNWSVENIPPFFPQFPPFYIGIWCVVTGLFTLIIMAASHFFYSKKNGLDLKETGVLISFRTFVKTIGLALTVAVLSYSVVFAADYFFKADFRIWVLTIKAFTPDKLLIALKYLPFFLLFYVANSIAINCFNFVKIGNKEWINTAIMALANSIGILILVVIQYMNFWITGEVFYNDLSHIIGIWLFPIIIILIVAAVISRKIYKVTRNPYLAGFINAFIITVMTVTNTLTQL; this is encoded by the coding sequence ATGAATAAAAAGAAATCACTTCGGTTACTGGCCATTTCACTGATTCTTTGTTTGATTAGTGCGATTGGTGCATCTTTGGTTCAAACATCTGGCGGTCAGGTTAAAATTAAGGATTTGCGGTGGGAAACTTCTTCGGGCCACTTAATGAGCGGATTATTATTTGTGCCTGAGAATGCGTCCAAAGATAAACCTGCTCCAGCCATTGTAACGAGTCATGGCTGGTACAACACCCGGGAGATGCAGGATTTGAATTACGTGGAGCTGTCCCGGCGGGGCTATGTAGTAATTTCCATAGATATGTATGGCCACGGGAACTCGGATGCGGTGAAACCTGAGGAATGGCCTGTGAATGGTACCGGAATGTATGACGCGGTTAAATTGCTCGCTGACCTTCCTTACGTGGATAAAGAAAAGATCGGCATTACCGGCCACTCCAATGGGGCAAGAGCTGCTAACTGGTCTATCAATGAAGATAATAAGCAGGAGAACCCTCTTGTGTCTTCCGTTCTGCTGATTGCTAATGATGCGATGTATACGGATGATCCTGGCGAGCCTTTATACTGGGCGTTAAAGCCAAAGGATGCTAAGTATGCAAATGTGTATGGTTCGCGGGATGTTGGGGTGATCGCTGCACAATATGATGAATTTTTCTTTAGATCGTTTGGAAAGGACGGAAAGCCTACGGTTCCGAGAGACTACATTAATACGGATCCGGCACAGTCCTTTTTGAATTTTGGTGCGAATCCTGCAGAGGGGGAAAAGCGGGAGAGCTCCAAATTGTATAAACAGACGATTGATGGCGAAGAAGCCACACGTGTCATCTACAATCCTGCACAGATTCATCCGTGGAATCACTTTTCAAAGGATGTAGTGGAAAGTACAATTGAATACTTTGACGATACGTTAGGAACTCCTGACCAAATCAATAGCTCCAATCAAATCTGGCAATGGAAAGTGTTCTTTAATTTTGTTGGTCTCATTGGTTTTGTCCTGTTTATCGTAGCTGTGACGAAAGTGCTTCTTTTCACTTCTGCATTCGCTTCACTCCGCGCAGATCAGGAAGTAAAGCCTCAGGCGGCGCCTGCGGGTATCGGGAAGCTATGGTTTTGGGGAGGCATTGCGGCCAGTGCACTGGTTTCCTATTTTAGTTATCTGGCTCTTTATAACTGGTCCGTTGAAAATATCCCGCCATTCTTTCCACAGTTCCCGCCTTTCTATATCGGAATCTGGTGTGTAGTCACAGGGTTATTTACTTTGATCATAATGGCTGCTTCCCACTTCTTCTATTCTAAAAAGAATGGCTTGGACCTTAAGGAAACTGGAGTGCTAATCAGCTTCAGAACGTTCGTGAAAACGATTGGCCTGGCACTTACTGTGGCTGTTTTATCCTATAGTGTTGTATTTGCAGCCGATTACTTCTTCAAAGCAGATTTTCGTATTTGGGTATTGACCATTAAAGCCTTCACGCCTGATAAACTGCTCATTGCGTTGAAATATCTGCCGTTCTTCCTATTGTTCTATGTGGCCAATTCAATCGCCATTAACTGCTTTAATTTTGTGAAGATCGGCAATAAAGAGTGGATCAACACCGCAATAATGGCTCTAGCCAACTCCATCGGCATCCTCATTCTAGTAGTCATTCAATATATGAACTTCTGGATTACCGGTGAAGTGTTCTATAATGATTTATCCCATATTATCGGAATTTGGCTTTTCCCAATCATTATTATTCTGATTGTGGCTGCCGTCATTTCACGCAAAATTTATAAGGTTACTAGAAATCCTTATCTGGCTGGTTTTATAAATGCTTTCATTATTACAGTGATGACTGTAACGAATACGCTTACACAGCTTTAA
- a CDS encoding TerD family protein, with product MNAMLQMGANTVLSSPKGYVRVSYEMSSMIDLSLTAFLLTDSDKVQGDSGIIFYNQPEGPSGVATLLPSENAGHTKVHTLHFDLSKAPAGISKIAITLTEDNHTGFSNVKNLKAEIRTDDATIELTPSSFSKENGIVAAELYVRNGQTKAKSIWRGFDSGLEGLCRNYGVEVEAEEQTMVQPEPVKKPPVPENKIQLEKVKGKINLDKGQKPVIIEKTPEITATVSWKTGTDYDIYALVYTKDGSQIDVAMFGAEGTPPLRRFAGGAVEHMGDVGRDNRSTKTEVIKLRLNNDILAVVPVVYSAQSNGTGSFYRYKVSMSIDNHNGTSVTISAKNANNNDRIYTCVPGILHNTPDGVMISPLELYSLPNSEFRPKLRMGASNMVEVVMDEGPKNNYK from the coding sequence ATGAACGCAATGCTGCAAATGGGAGCCAATACGGTTTTAAGTTCTCCAAAGGGGTATGTGAGGGTAAGCTACGAGATGTCTAGTATGATTGACCTTTCCTTAACGGCCTTTCTGCTTACAGATTCAGATAAGGTGCAAGGGGATAGCGGGATTATCTTTTATAATCAGCCGGAGGGTCCTTCTGGCGTGGCCACTCTTCTGCCATCGGAGAATGCAGGTCACACGAAAGTACATACCCTCCATTTTGATCTGAGTAAAGCCCCAGCAGGCATTAGTAAAATAGCGATTACTCTGACGGAAGATAACCACACAGGGTTTTCGAATGTAAAGAATTTAAAGGCTGAGATACGGACGGATGATGCGACGATCGAGTTAACCCCCTCCAGCTTCTCAAAGGAAAATGGGATTGTCGCAGCAGAATTGTATGTAAGAAACGGCCAGACAAAGGCTAAATCCATTTGGCGCGGCTTCGATTCCGGTCTTGAGGGTCTGTGCAGAAATTACGGGGTGGAAGTGGAAGCGGAGGAGCAAACGATGGTTCAACCAGAACCTGTGAAAAAACCGCCTGTTCCTGAAAACAAAATTCAACTTGAAAAGGTAAAGGGTAAAATCAATCTCGACAAAGGTCAAAAGCCGGTCATCATTGAAAAAACACCAGAGATTACGGCGACGGTATCCTGGAAGACTGGGACTGATTATGATATTTATGCTTTGGTTTATACAAAGGATGGCAGTCAGATTGATGTAGCGATGTTTGGGGCAGAAGGAACGCCTCCGCTCAGAAGGTTCGCAGGCGGAGCCGTGGAGCATATGGGCGATGTCGGGAGAGATAATCGTTCAACCAAGACAGAAGTGATTAAATTACGGCTAAATAACGATATTCTTGCAGTTGTCCCTGTCGTTTATTCTGCCCAGTCAAATGGGACAGGCTCATTCTATAGATACAAGGTGTCTATGAGCATCGACAATCACAACGGTACGTCCGTTACCATATCTGCCAAGAATGCGAATAACAATGACCGGATTTACACCTGTGTACCCGGGATTCTCCATAATACTCCTGATGGCGTGATGATCAGTCCTTTGGAGCTGTATAGTTTACCAAACTCAGAATTCAGGCCTAAGCTTAGGATGGGGGCTTCGAATATGGTAGAGGTTGTAATGGATGAAGGTCCAAAGAATAATTATAAATAG